A single genomic interval of Rhododendron vialii isolate Sample 1 chromosome 3a, ASM3025357v1 harbors:
- the LOC131320610 gene encoding uncharacterized protein LOC131320610 encodes MASSSFPDVWTWIQNLPLITQWSTNSKSICIYCSSSSQPSLKFSITKNPQSSFLSFSILADFSLTISLWTSKPLKLNSTRTKFIDEETISNLFINFIEDVLNYCPNKNTSLLRIPKIDSLSNFGDIFNLSFLTLTFLICIYEAPADLRSECLNTFKNQLACVRSRETTKPLVRLLGSSLEEQWMRSINLAITNWIVELQATNHTLKTPSPLFSYAISRVGLWKVQLYCPVIAMDIEKPTNPSPDERLWFSLNYHQLEGVIQLNYKVMVREKWVDVIVNVDNIRCDVIRLATEKLMAERGAGTAEKHFPSRISLQLTPTLQTNVLSVSVSKSSDNPTREIGIEKTIEGSFDALNSVGLKVSAAETVTMSLKPWKFEQSVYGDSANLNWFLHDSANGKEVFSSEPSKMALLQPKAWFRNRYSSAYRPFTRQGGVIFANDEYGENVCWKVDKGSSVGRVMEWEIKGWIWLTYWPNKYKTSYSETRRLEFREILPLTLA; translated from the exons ATGGCCTCTTCTTCCTTCCCTGATGTATGGACCTGGATTCAGAACCTTCCATTAATTACTCAATGGAGCACAAATTCCAAGTCCATATGTATATATTGTTCAAGTTCATCTCAACCATCCCTCAAATTCTCCATCACCAAAAATCCTCAATCCTCATTTCTATCATTCTCTATTCTTGCAGATTTTAGCCTCACCATCTCTCTTTGGACTTCGAAACCTTTGAAACTGAACTCCACGCGCACAAAGTTCATCGATGAAGAAACCATTTCCAATCTTTTTATCAATTTCATCGAAGATGTCCTCAATTACTGCCCAAATAAAAACACTTCATTGCTCAGAATCCCGAAAATAGATTCATTGAGCAACTTCGGAGACATCTTCAATCTTTCATTTCTGACTCTCACTTTCCTTATTTGCATCTATGAAGCTCCAGCAGATCTCCGGTCAGAATGTCTTAATACTTTTAAGAATCAACTAGCATGCGTAAGGTCAAGAGAAACAACAAAGCCACTTGTACGACTCCTAGGGTCCAGTCTAGAAGAGCAATGGATGCGATCAATAAACCTTGCAATCACTAATTGGATTGTGGAGCTCCAAGCAACCAACCACACCCTCAAAACGCCATCACCGTTGTTTTCTTATGCAATTTCAAGAGTTGGGCTATGGAAAGTTCAACTATATTGTCCTGTAATAGCCATGGATATTGAGAAACCAACCAATCCTTCACCTGACGAGCGATTGTGGTTCTCTTTGAACTATCACCAACTTGAGGGTGTAATTCAATTAAATTACAAAGTGATGGTTCGAGAGAAGTGGGTTGATGTGATAGTGAACGTAGACAACATAAG GTGTGATGTTATACGACTTGCAACAGAGAAACTCATGGCTGAGCGAGGAGCTGGGACAGCTGAAAAACACTTCCCTTCACGAATATCTTTGCAGCTTACTCCTACTCTTCAAACCAATGTCTTAAGTGTATCTGTAAGTAAATCCTCAGATAACCCCACTAGAGAGATTGGCATAGAAAAGACAATTGAAGGTTCGTTCGACGCACTGAACTCCGTGGGACTAAAGGTTTCCGCTGCAGAGACCGTGACCATGAGCTTAAAGCCTTGGAAGTTTGAGCAGTCTGTTTACGGCGACAGTGCAAATTTAAATTGGTTCCTTCACGATTCCGCAAACGGAAAGGAGGTCTTCTCATCAGAGCCGTCCAAGATGGCGTTGCTCCAACCCAAGGCTTGGTTCAGAAACCGATACTCCAGCGCTTATCGGCCCTTCACGAGGCAAGGAGGGGTAATCTTCGCCAACGATGAGTACGGAGAGAATGTATGCTGGAAGGTGGACAAAGGCTCTTCTGTGGGAAGGGTGATGGAGTGGGAGATAAAAGGATGGATTTGGTTAACATATTGGCCTAATAAATATAAAACATCCTACAGTGAAACTAGGAGGTTGGAATTCAGAGAAATCCTTCCACTTACCCTTGCTTAG
- the LOC131320612 gene encoding uncharacterized protein LOC131320612, with translation MDSASLLRSFKCSVGAVSHARSVSQKPCMVSAHNAACPTVSKSQIQGLAFGGSSQIKRQGMVVSCIKATETTAAVKSGDAQPLESLKKNLRSVSFPDGFEALMLEVCDETEVAELKLKVGDFEMHLKRNIGATKAPRPVSTPTSPLHRSEPVIESSPDSPPSPKSSTENASPFTNVPVETSAKLAALEASGSSGYDLVLSTLVGTFRRGRTLKGDKQPSICHEGDVIKEGQVIGYMDQSGTELPVKSDKAGYVLKLLFDDGEAVGYGDPLVALLP, from the exons ATGGATTCCGCCTCCCTTCTCCGCTCCTTCAAGT GTTCTGTAGGTGCTGTATCGCATGCACGGTCTGTATCTCAGAAGCCTTGCATGGTTTCTGCACACAATGCGGCCTGCCCCACTGTAAGTAAATCACAAATCCAAGGCCTGGCATTTGGTGGCTCTAGTCAAATAAAGCGGCAAGGAATGGTAGTTTCATGTATAAAGGCAACCGAAACTACGGCGGCAGTTAAGTCTGGTG ATGCGCAGCCACTAGAATCGCTGAAAAAGAATCTGCGAAGTGTATCATTTCCTGATGGATTTGAG GCATTGATGCTGGAGGTCTGCGACGAGACAGAAGTTGCTGAGCTGAAATTAAAG GTTGGAGACTTTGAAATGCATCTGAAGCGGAACATCGGTGCGACAAAAGCTCCCCGTCCAGTTTCTACTCCAACATCTCCACTTCATCGCAGTGAACCAGTGATTGAATCATCTCCTGATTCCCCGCCATCACCGAAATCCTCAACAGAAAACGCAAGTCCATTTACGAATGTCCCTGTGGAAACTTCAGCTAAGTTAGCAGCACTGGAGGCTTCTGGATCTAGTGGATATGATCTTGTGTTGTCTACTTTG GTTGGCACATTCCGTAGGGGCAGAACATTGAAAGGAGACAAGCAACCTTCTATTTGTCACGAG GGTGATGTAATCAAAGAAGGACAAGTGATAGGCTATATGGATCAGTCTGGGACTGAACTTCCAGTGAAG TCAGATAAGGCCGGATATGTGTTAAAGCTTCTCTTTGATGATGGAG AAGCTGTTGGTTACGGGGATCCCCTTGTTGCCTTGTTGCCATAA